A window of the Camelus dromedarius isolate mCamDro1 chromosome 5, mCamDro1.pat, whole genome shotgun sequence genome harbors these coding sequences:
- the NDRG2 gene encoding protein NDRG2 isoform X2 yields MAELQEVQITEEKPLLPGQTPEVAKTHSVETPYGSVTFTVYGTPKPKRPAILTYHDVGLNYKSCFQPLFQFGDMQEIIQNFVRVHVDAPGMEEGAPVFPLGYQYPSLDQLADMIPCILQYLNFSTIIGVGVGAGAYVLSRYALTHPDTVEGLVLINIDPNAKGWMDWAAHKLTGLTSSISEMILGHLFSQEELSGNSELIQKYRNIIAHAPNLDNIELYWNSYNNRRDLNFERGGDITLKCPVMLVVGDQAPHEDAVVECNSKLDPTQTSFLKPGKLTEAFKYFLQGMGYMASSCMTRLSRSRTASLTSAASVDGNRSRSRTLSQSSESGTLPSGPPGHTMEVSC; encoded by the exons ATGGCGGAGCTGCAGGAAGTGCAGATCACGGAGGAGAAGCCGCTGTTGCCAGGGCAGACACCCGAGGTGGCCAAG ACTCACTCTGTGGAGACACCGTATGGCTCTGTCACTTTTACTGTCTATGGCACCCCTAAACCCAAACGCCCAGCGATACTCACCTACCATGATGTGGGGCTCAACT ATAAATCCTGCTTCCAGCCGCTGTTTCAATTTGGGGATATGCAGGAAATCATTCAGAACTTCGTGCGGGTTCATGTGGACGCCCCTGGAATGGAAGAGGGTGCTCCCGTGTTCCCTCTGGG GTATCAGTACCCATCTCTGGACCAGCTTGCGGACATGATCCCTTGCATCCTGCAGTACCTAAA TTTCTCCACAATAATTGGAGTTGGTGTTGGAGCTGGGGCCTACGTCCTGTCGCGATATGCT CTTACCCACCCGGATACTGTTGAGGGTCTTGTCCTCATCAACATCGATCCCAATGCCAAGGGCTGGATGGACTGGGCGGCTCACAAG CTAACAGGCCTCACCTCTTCCATTTCGGAGATGATCCTTGGACATCTTTTCAGCCAG gaAGAGCTGTCTGGAAATTCCGAGTTAATACAAAAGTATAGAAATATCATCGCACATGCCCCCAACCTGGACAACATCGAACTGTATTGGAACAGCTACAACAA CCGCCGAGACCTGAACTTTGAGCGTGGAGGCGACATCACCCTCAA GTGCCCTGTGATGCTGGTGGTAGGAGACCAAGCACCCCATGAAGATGCAGTG GTGGAATGTAACTCAAAACTGGACCCCACTCAGACTTCCTTCCTCAAG CCAGGCAAGCTGACGGAGGCCTTCAAGTACTTCCTGCAGGGCATGGGCTACA TGGCCTCATCCTGTATGACTCGCCTGTCCCGGTCTCGCACAGCCTCCCTGACCAGTGCAGCATCCGTTGATGGCAACCGGTCCCGTTCTCGCACGCTGTCCCAGAGCAGCGAGTCTGGGACTCTCCCTTCAGGGCCCCCGGGGCACACCATGGAGGTCTCCTGTTGA
- the NDRG2 gene encoding protein NDRG2 isoform X1, translating to MAELQEVQITEEKPLLPGQTPEVAKTHSVETPYGSVTFTVYGTPKPKRPAILTYHDVGLNYKSCFQPLFQFGDMQEIIQNFVRVHVDAPGMEEGAPVFPLGYQYPSLDQLADMIPCILQYLNFSTIIGVGVGAGAYVLSRYALTHPDTVEGLVLINIDPNAKGWMDWAAHKLTGLTSSISEMILGHLFSQEELSGNSELIQKYRNIIAHAPNLDNIELYWNSYNNRRDLNFERGGDITLKCPVMLVVGDQAPHEDAVVECNSKLDPTQTSFLKMADSGGQPQLTQPGKLTEAFKYFLQGMGYMASSCMTRLSRSRTASLTSAASVDGNRSRSRTLSQSSESGTLPSGPPGHTMEVSC from the exons ATGGCGGAGCTGCAGGAAGTGCAGATCACGGAGGAGAAGCCGCTGTTGCCAGGGCAGACACCCGAGGTGGCCAAG ACTCACTCTGTGGAGACACCGTATGGCTCTGTCACTTTTACTGTCTATGGCACCCCTAAACCCAAACGCCCAGCGATACTCACCTACCATGATGTGGGGCTCAACT ATAAATCCTGCTTCCAGCCGCTGTTTCAATTTGGGGATATGCAGGAAATCATTCAGAACTTCGTGCGGGTTCATGTGGACGCCCCTGGAATGGAAGAGGGTGCTCCCGTGTTCCCTCTGGG GTATCAGTACCCATCTCTGGACCAGCTTGCGGACATGATCCCTTGCATCCTGCAGTACCTAAA TTTCTCCACAATAATTGGAGTTGGTGTTGGAGCTGGGGCCTACGTCCTGTCGCGATATGCT CTTACCCACCCGGATACTGTTGAGGGTCTTGTCCTCATCAACATCGATCCCAATGCCAAGGGCTGGATGGACTGGGCGGCTCACAAG CTAACAGGCCTCACCTCTTCCATTTCGGAGATGATCCTTGGACATCTTTTCAGCCAG gaAGAGCTGTCTGGAAATTCCGAGTTAATACAAAAGTATAGAAATATCATCGCACATGCCCCCAACCTGGACAACATCGAACTGTATTGGAACAGCTACAACAA CCGCCGAGACCTGAACTTTGAGCGTGGAGGCGACATCACCCTCAA GTGCCCTGTGATGCTGGTGGTAGGAGACCAAGCACCCCATGAAGATGCAGTG GTGGAATGTAACTCAAAACTGGACCCCACTCAGACTTCCTTCCTCAAG ATGGCTGACTCCGGAGGTCAGCCCCAGCTGACTCAG CCAGGCAAGCTGACGGAGGCCTTCAAGTACTTCCTGCAGGGCATGGGCTACA TGGCCTCATCCTGTATGACTCGCCTGTCCCGGTCTCGCACAGCCTCCCTGACCAGTGCAGCATCCGTTGATGGCAACCGGTCCCGTTCTCGCACGCTGTCCCAGAGCAGCGAGTCTGGGACTCTCCCTTCAGGGCCCCCGGGGCACACCATGGAGGTCTCCTGTTGA
- the LOC105097625 gene encoding ribonuclease 7: MALARAGFNPLLLLLLLGLWVVEDPVSAKPSHMTSAQWFEAQHVQPRPKRCSAAMGNINKYSRRCKGFNTFLHESFSSVAATCQTPITACKNGHKNCHQSQKPATLTTCKLTSGRYPNCRYKEKQLVAPYIVACDPPQKGDSGHLKLVPVHLDKVL, encoded by the coding sequence ATGGCACTGGCCAGAGCAGGATTCAAccctctgcttctgctcctgctgctggggCTCTGGGTGGTGGAGGACCCAGTCAGCGCCAAGCCCAGTCACATGACCTCGGCTCAGTGGTTTGAAGCTCAGCACGTGCAGCCCAGGCCTAAGAGATGCAGCGCTGCCATGGGCAACATCAACAAGTACTCCAGACGCTGCAAAGGCTTCAACACCTTCCTGCATGAATCCTTCTCCAGCGTGGCTGCCACCTGTCAGACCCCCATCACAGCCTGCAAGAATGGCCATAAAAACTGCCACCAGAGCCAGAAACCTGCAACCCTGACTACGTGTAAGCTCACCTCTGGCCGGTACCCAAACTGCAGGTACAAAGAGAAGCAACTGGTGGCTCCTTACATCGTGGCCTGTGACCCTCCCCAGAAAGGGGATTCTGGACACTTGAAGCTGGTTCCCGTGCACTTGGACAAAGTCCTTTAG
- the RNASE13 gene encoding probable inactive ribonuclease-like protein 13: MALPVTQLLFLQLVLAPTWVENIELQVAIENFRTLHIDYPRANYAKGFRGYCNGLMAYVRGRQQTWHCPKVHYVLHAPWKAIGKLCKYSESFCENYNEYCTLTQDSFPLTICKLNKGDTPTSCHYNGTLTNQRLYLLCSQQYDAEPMDIIGLY, encoded by the coding sequence ATGGCACTTCCTGTGACCCAACTCCTGTTCCTCCAGCTTGTTCTAGCACCAACTTGGGTTGAAAACATCGAGCTCCAGGTGGCCATTGAGAACTTCCGCACCTTACACATCGACTATCCCAGGGCTAACTACGCAAAAGGCTTCCGCGGCTACTGTAACGGTCTGATGGCCTACGTGCGGGGCAGGCAACAGACCTGGCACTGCCCAAAGGTCCACTATGTGCTACATGCCCCTTGGAAAGCCATCGGGAAGCTCTGCAAGTACAGCGAGAGCTTCTGTGAGaattacaatgaatactgcactCTCACCCAAGACTCCTTCCCCCTCACCATCTGCAAACTAAACAAGGGAGACACGCCCACCAGCTGCCACTACAACGGCACTCTGACCAACCAGAGGCTCTATCTGCTCTGCTCCCAGCAGTACGATGCTGAGCCGATGGATATCATTGGCCTCTACTAG
- the SLC39A2 gene encoding zinc transporter ZIP2, with amino-acid sequence MEPLLGVKIGCLFAMLVLTLICGLIPICFKWFQTDAATGRHHWILSLLGCTSAGIFLGAGFMHMTAEALEGIEAEIQKLVTQNRTKSEGNSSDDADSTHIKYPYGELIISLGFFLVFLLESLALQCCPGAAGGSTVQEQQWGGAHGLELHSHGPLPSPSRGPLRAFILLLSLSFHSVFEGLAVGLQSTVATTVQLCLAVLAHKGLVVFSVGLRLVQRHTGSRWAMLSILSLALMSPLGLALGLAVAEGDSEAGQGLAQAVLEGVAAGTFLYVAFLEILPQELASPEAPLAKWGCVAAGFAFMAVIALWA; translated from the exons ATGGAGCCACTGCTAGGAGTGAAAATTGGCTGCCTGTTCGCCATGCTGGTTCTCACTCTGATCTGTGGCCTCATTCCCATCTGCTTCAAATGGTTCCAGACTGATGCAGCCACAG GTCGACACCACTGGATCCTCAGCCTCCTGGGCTGCACTTCTGCTGGCATTTTCCTGGGAGCGGGGTTCATGCACATGACGGCTGAAGCCTTGGAAGGAATTGAAGCAGAGATCCAGAAGTTGGTGACACAG AACAGGACAAAAAGTGAGGGAAATTCTTCTGACGATGCTGATTCAACTCAT ATCAAGTATCCCTATGGAGAGCTCATCATCTCCCTGGGCTTCTTCCTTGTCTTCCTTCTGGAGTCGCTGGCATTGCAGTGctgtcctggggctgctggaggATCAACAGTGCAGGAGCAGCAGTGGGGTGGAGCTCACGGCCTTGAACTCCACAGCCATGGACCTCTACCCTCACCGTCTCGGGGTCCCCTGCGAGCCTTCATCCTCTTGCTCTCACTCTCCTTTCACTCCGTGTTTGAAGGTCTAGCTGTGGGGCTGCAGTCCACAGTGGCAACCACCGTGCAGCTCTGTCTTGCTGTCCTGGCTCACAAGGGGCTTGTAGTGTTCAGTGTAGGACTGCGGCTGGTGCAGAGACACACTGGATCACGTTGGGCCATGCTCTCCATACTGTCCTTAGCTCTCATGTCCCCCCTGGGCCTAGCCCTAGGGCTGGCTGTGGCTGAAGGAGACTCTGAGGCGGGGCAAGGCTTGGCCCAGGCTGTGTTAGAAGGTGTGGCGGCTGGCACCTTCCTGTATGTCGCCTTCCTAGAAATTCTGCCCCAGGAGCTAGCAAGTCCTGAGGCCCCTCTGGCCAAGTGGGGCTGTGTAGCTGCTGGTTTTGCCTTCATGGCTGTTATTGCCTTGTGGGCCTGA
- the TPPP2 gene encoding tubulin polymerization-promoting protein family member 2, whose protein sequence is MASEAEGTFQRFAVFGESSSSGTEMNNKNFSKLCKDCGIMDGKTVTSTDVDIVFSKVKAKNARTITFQQFQEAMKELGQKRFKGKSPDEALENIYRLMEGKDPATTGVTKATTVGGVSRLTDTSKYTGTHKERFDESGKGKGIAGREDVTDSSGYVSGYKGAGTYDKKGSR, encoded by the exons ATGGCATCAGAAGCAGAAGGAACCTTCCAGCGGTTTGCCGTCTTTGGAGAATCGTCAAGCAGTGGCACTGAAATGAACAACAAGAACTTCTCCAAGCTGTGCAAAGACTGTGGCATCATGGACGGCAAGACGGTCACCTCCACTGATGTGGACATCGTGTTCAGCAAAGTCAA GGCCAAGAATGCCCGAACCATCACATTCCAGCAGTTCCAGGAGGCAATGAAGGAACTGGGCCAGAAGCGGTTCAAGGGAAAGAGCCCGGATGAAGCCCTGGAGAACATTTATAGACTCATGGAGGGCAAGGACCCAGCTACCACCGGTGTTACT AAAGCAACGACAGTGGGAGGGGTGAGCCGGCTGACCGACACCAGCAAGTACACAGGCACCCACAAGGAGCGCTTTGACGAGAGCGGCAAGGGCAAGGGCATCGCGGGCCGGGAAGACGTGACTGACAGCTCAGGCTATGTGAGTGGCTACAAGGGTGCTGGCACCTATGATAAGAAGGGCAGCCGCTAG